The DNA sequence actcttttcccaacatatCAATCCTCGTTTTTTTTACTTGTTTAGTGTCTTCGtgtgtaacctggagttttTTCCAAatttctttggctgtcttgcaCCTAGACACTTTTCGGTActcttcaaagctgatagcacagtgaagaaggttAATGGCTTTAGCATTCAGCTCCATTTTCTTCTTGTCATCATCATTCCATTCGActtcttcttttggagtcaccactccatcaACACTTATTTTTGTTGGAATCTTGGGGCTGCTCACAACAATCTTTCATATGTTGTAATAATTGGATTGAATGAAGATCCTcatcctctccttccaataggcATAGTTCTTTCCGTTGAAGAAGGGTGGCCTGTTGTTTGACTGGCCTTCAGTTAAAGTATAGGCAACTGTGCTTGTGCCCAAGTTGTTCACCATTGGACTTTTGCTCCAAGCGGTgaagcttgattcttgagaccttggctctagataccaattgaaggttgtagaaggcttagagaagggagggttgaatctatgaccttcttttattttaatgaaATAACCCTTTTAAAACAAACTTTCAATCTGAATCTGTTTGAACTCAGTAGCagaaaatttatgagacaatttatttttgtctcatgaatatcagaaaacagaacagaATAGGAAAGAGAGAAACTGACACcatcatgtatcctggttcagttGCCTTGTGCAATACAACCTACATGcagtctccaccacaacagtggcaaaattttcactataattaaagtattacatacactaATTCCACAGGATTGATACAATCCTTTCActctcaagttctaacctaacttgatttggttatgctaatacctaactctttactcttagtgctaacccaactaaaaAAGGAGTACCTCACTGGTACAAGATATAAGACACAGACTCAACCTAaaaaaatctgaaatcactttaGACTTTTTACTCAAGTGTATCTCTCTACCTCTTTCCACTCTTAGACTCTTTCAATGACTCTCTCATTCAGCCTTTTacctcaagaaattacagaaagataaacattgaaaagaaaattacaatctgtaaaccatgaaggagattgacgcTTCAACAacctctttgctatgtgatgAACCAGATTTGCTTACCTCTGATTTAGTTCTTCATTCTAGCGGAATGCCCATTTGACTAAGAAGCACTGTCCAATTTGATGAACTTCTTCAGAGAACTCTTCTCAGAACATAAACCTCAAAACACTGGATATCTCTCCTTAACTTCAGAATCATGAAAAATCTTCTTTtgtatctccttgcatgttgttGAGTTGCTCTCTCCTAATTCAATCCTCGAGTTGTGTGTTTCACCAACTCACCATCTTACTTTTTCCAGTTAATCCTCAAAATAGGAACTTTGGTTCTGACACTTTTTGTTGACCGAAAGCCACAGGAAAGCagaaataaatattttcaaTGGTAAACCCAGACACATATTTGACCATAGATTCACAGTAGTGTTGAACAGAGATCATCTTTCCCATGTATCCCAATTTGGGGTGGCAGAGagttgaagatgaagagaagaaaatgAGATGCATGTAGAAGAAAATAAATCACCTTTAGTTTCTGACTTCTCTAGATACAGTTTGATGTGGGTGATTAGACTTCAACCTTTCTTTCTTaaccttctctttctttctttttcggtGAATAGCTTAGGAACTAAGCTCTCTCTCACTTCTGTGATTTCTGACCAAGAGGAAAAATGTGAACGTTGCTTTTGGTGAAAGCAAATTGGAGGGATTAGCTTGAGAGATGAGATCGGGCTTGGGTTGGTTATCATCTCAAGTTCAGCCCGTTTGTTCCttgctttgttttctttgggCTTCTATTGATTTGTAGCCCACCAgccttgtttttattttcatttaattgtgcTGCTATTGTATATTGATTTTTGGCCTGCATCACTCAactagaataataaaaaaataattgggTAATTAGCCCAATAATCTAATATTTGTTATCATCAATTAtgttagttaatttcttaagtcaacaatattatatatatggaCTTTGAGTACATATGCATCGTCCTTCTTATATATAATAAGTACAGAATATcctaatacataaataaatactttaaatgGCAATAATTTAATACACATTACTCTAAAACTACATGGGTCGAGTGAAGTTGGATTTGTCTTGATCCGGACCCGACCCaaaataatgaccgggtctacTTTTAAGACTCTTACCGGATCCTAAACCCAGTAAAATCACGCCAAATTAACTCTTAAAATGTTTGAGTTGGGTCGAGCTATACACACCCTTAACcaacaataaatttttaaataaaacttaaatctacgataaattaatttttaatatgtaaaatactatatatatatatatatatatatatatatatatatatatatatatatatatatacacacacacacacgtaGTTAACTTTTACTTTGCACATTTTTGTCTCCACTGATAAAATTACCTGGGTCTGTCACTCGTGAATCGTGATATTGTAACCaatcaatttaaaattaactttatCACGATATTCACATTCACTTTGGTTTTGTCACACTCTTCTTTCACCTCAAAATACTAATGTCTAATGTCTATTAAGTAAAGTTTGTGTGCAAAATTGTCTgtgaaaatatttattatattaaaatttatttcctTATCCACATATATATGAAGAGAATGTgttttgtcaaaaataaaatagtttaattatgaAATTATGATAGctgtgatattttttttttagtaatcCAACGATCTCTTTTCTTTTGAGAAAATAAATGGTCTGGGAGAAAGAGCTTTTGATGATCGTTTTTGGTGGAAATGTATGGAGATTGATGAAAGATTAGCCTAGagcggtttttttttttcaaagtgtGAGCCTAAAAACCTCATAGCCTTTTCATTTTTGGTCTTGGGTACAAAGGAGTCGATGTAGAATGCAGAAAGTTCCGTCTAAATTGGCCAAGGCCCCAACGTGAAAATTTTGCTCACATTTGTTATATGGGCCATGCGGATGAGATTTCACTCAAGGCTTCTCATATTTAcctttaaattaattaattaacttggCCCATTTATCCATTGCAACGggtttaagaaaaaaaaaaaacaatataagGAAGTAAAAACAATAAAAGGAGCCTGGCGCATGCATGCCCTGTTGTTTCTTCAGTTCTTCACATTATCAAATATATATAGTGACTAAGGAGGTAGAGAAACTTAGACAGCATAAGTGAACAATTAAAATTCACACACATTTTCAATGTTACTCGATCCATCCATATTCATTTTGGTACTGAGATGAGTATATTGAGGGACGTTAGCTTCAACTTCAACTTCAACCCTCTCTTCCATGCCTGAATTAATAGCCTTTTTCCTCCCCTGccaatcataaaaaaaaacgtTTACTCACACATCCACTTTACTCAAACTAGTATTATACACACTTACATTTTCATCTGGAACAACTGCATATTTCTCTGATAGCGGAAAGGATCCTTTCCCTGATGATGGATACTCGTTTGAGGAGGATTCCATGTTTTGTCCAAAAGATCCGTCAAAGCTCAAGGCCTCAATTATCATGGGGCAATTCCTATACATGATGAATGGATCgcattattatatattatgatCTTAATAATGTGCAGCATGGCATGGAATTACAATACCGGTCAATGGTTTCCCCATGGCCAAGCTGTCCATTTGCACCTCTTCCCCAAGAATATAAATTTCCAGATTGAGTAACAGCGATTGTGTGCCTCCAACCACATGCAACCTCACTTACTTTCTGCTCCTGCGGAAACTTCACTTGCATTGGACAGCAACAATCAAAGTTGTGACCAACTCCAACCTGTCCAAACTAGTATTCACAAACAAACAGGTAGGTTATTACAATGCTCAATATGAATAGAAGTAGAGAATTTAGAAaggcagaaagaaataaagtagTAAGTAACCTTGTTCCAACCCCAACCAAAAAGCAACCCATTAGAGGTGAGTGCCATAGTATGCCTCCAACCACCAGATACTTGAGAAATGAACATTTTGTTCAAGGCTTGAATCCTGCAAGGCACAAGACAGTCCTCAAAATCTCCATGTCCTAGCTGCCCATATTTGCTCCATCCAGTAGTGTACACTGCACCACTACATGACACACATATTGTGTGCCTCCAACCACAAGCAACCATTATCATCTTCTCACCCTGCAAAACACCCACACTTGCATATACTATTGTACATCACAACTACTTAACACCTATAATGATGCTTAAGTATGTAAATAATTAATAGCATGTTACATCAACAGTGACTCTCTCAGGTATTGAGCGGTCATTGCGGTCTCCCAGTCCTAAGTTTCCATATCTGCCCCAACCCCATCCATACAAAACCCCATCTTCAGTAATTGCTGCACTGTGTTCAGCTCCAGCAGCAACCATTTTGATAGCTACTCCCTGCAACATGGTTATCATGCGTCCAAGTGATCCATGgaatcatttttttttagtaatGCTAACCAACTTTTTTCGGCCAACGTTAACcaacttttttaaaattgttgtgTTTATCTTTAATTCTAGACTCTAACTCATAAACCCTTAACTCTAAATCTTAGTTTCCTATagggtttttttttctttcttagaAACAAGCTTCAACTTTGAAAATTGTAAACATTACCTGAAATTCTTGGACTTTTTGTGGCACAAGAGAGTCATTTGCTGTCCCAAGTCCAAGTTGACCATTTTGATTACGTCCCCAACTTCAAGTTCACAAAATAATGACATGTTAGAAATTCAGAACTAGCTCAACtttgaaaattattattttgattgcATATTTTTTCTTCTATACACACTCAATAGTCAACACAATACCATCATAATAAAATTTGGGGAAGAAGAACAAACCTGAGGACCTCACCTTTGGTGGTGAGTGCTAAACAATGACTGTCCCCACAGGCAATTTGCTTTACCTTGAGACCATGT is a window from the Arachis stenosperma cultivar V10309 chromosome 3, arast.V10309.gnm1.PFL2, whole genome shotgun sequence genome containing:
- the LOC130969462 gene encoding ultraviolet-B receptor UVR8-like; its protein translation is MMNEATDPPRRVLLISAGASHSVALLSGNVVCSWGRGEDGQLGHGDTDDRLLPTKVSALEGQDIVSITCGADHTVAHSVSGKGVYSWGWGDFGRLGHGDHSDLLIPHPITALHGLKVKQIACGDSHCLALTTKGEVLSWGRNQNGQLGLGTANDSLVPQKVQEFQGVAIKMVAAGAEHSAAITEDGVLYGWGWGRYGNLGLGDRNDRSIPERVTVDGEKMIMVACGWRHTICVSCSGAVYTTGWSKYGQLGHGDFEDCLVPCRIQALNKMFISQVSGGWRHTMALTSNGLLFGWGWNKFGQVGVGHNFDCCCPMQVKFPQEQKVSEVACGWRHTIAVTQSGNLYSWGRGANGQLGHGETIDRNCPMIIEALSFDGSFGQNMESSSNEYPSSGKGSFPLSEKYAVVPDENGRKKAINSGMEERVEVEVEANVPQYTHLSTKMNMDGSSNIENVCEF